The proteins below are encoded in one region of Phyllopteryx taeniolatus isolate TA_2022b chromosome 11, UOR_Ptae_1.2, whole genome shotgun sequence:
- the LOC133486139 gene encoding transmembrane protein 229b-like isoform X2, with the protein MESRISHERRTHGGGPLGHVGDKDPAELCGRVSTCSLSVLARLYVYALHGCFCEVTFTAVLDWCSIQDRRMMGYSSLWALPMYASAIYLMESLRGWLLAHHQPLSVRLITYTLFIYLWEFSWGSGLRLLGACPWDYSGYKYNLGGLVTLEYALPWAIAAFIAEQHVIKNTLRIRMFT; encoded by the exons ATGGAGTCGAGAATATCACATGAGAGGAGAACGCATGGTGGCGGCCCCTTAG GCCATGTTGGCGATAAGGACCCTGCAGAGCTTTGTGGGAGGGTCTCCACTTGTTCCCTCTCTGTTTTGGCTCGTCTCTATGTGTATGCATTGCACGGCTGCTTCTGTGAGGTGACTTTCACTGCTGTGTTGGACTGGTGCAGCATCCAGGACAGGAGGATGATGGGGTACAGCAGCCTCTGGGCGCTGCCTATGTATGCCAGTGCAATCTACCTCATGGAGAGTCTGAGAGGCTGGCTGCTGGCTCATCATCAACCACTGTCTGTGCGTCTGATAACCTACACACTGTTCATCTACCTATGGGAGTTCAGCTGGGGGAGCGGGCTCAGGCTGCTCGGGGCGTGTCCCTGGGACTACTCGGGTTATAAATATAATCTGGGAGGACTGGTGACTCTGGAGTATGCGCTACCTTGGGCTATTGCAGCCTTCATAGCAGAGCAGCATGTAATCAAGAACACGCTGAGGATAAGAATGTTCACGTGA
- the LOC133486139 gene encoding transmembrane protein 229b-like isoform X1, with translation MESRISHERRTHGGGPLAGHVGDKDPAELCGRVSTCSLSVLARLYVYALHGCFCEVTFTAVLDWCSIQDRRMMGYSSLWALPMYASAIYLMESLRGWLLAHHQPLSVRLITYTLFIYLWEFSWGSGLRLLGACPWDYSGYKYNLGGLVTLEYALPWAIAAFIAEQHVIKNTLRIRMFT, from the exons ATGGAGTCGAGAATATCACATGAGAGGAGAACGCATGGTGGCGGCCCCTTAG CAGGCCATGTTGGCGATAAGGACCCTGCAGAGCTTTGTGGGAGGGTCTCCACTTGTTCCCTCTCTGTTTTGGCTCGTCTCTATGTGTATGCATTGCACGGCTGCTTCTGTGAGGTGACTTTCACTGCTGTGTTGGACTGGTGCAGCATCCAGGACAGGAGGATGATGGGGTACAGCAGCCTCTGGGCGCTGCCTATGTATGCCAGTGCAATCTACCTCATGGAGAGTCTGAGAGGCTGGCTGCTGGCTCATCATCAACCACTGTCTGTGCGTCTGATAACCTACACACTGTTCATCTACCTATGGGAGTTCAGCTGGGGGAGCGGGCTCAGGCTGCTCGGGGCGTGTCCCTGGGACTACTCGGGTTATAAATATAATCTGGGAGGACTGGTGACTCTGGAGTATGCGCTACCTTGGGCTATTGCAGCCTTCATAGCAGAGCAGCATGTAATCAAGAACACGCTGAGGATAAGAATGTTCACGTGA